The genomic stretch GGTCGGCGAAAGCGGCGCCGGCAAGTCGACACTGACAAAGATGCTGGCGGGCATTGTCCGGCCCGACCGTGGCACCATCGAATTTGACAGCAAGATCGCGACGATCGACAGCCCCAACGCGGCGCGCAAGCTAGGCATTGGCGTGGTCCTTCAACAGCCGGGGCAGTTTCGCGAGCGCCCGGTGCTGGCCAATCTGTTCGTCAACCGCGAGCCGCTCCACAACGGGCTGATCTCGCGGCGCGAAATGGAGGCACGCAGCCGCGAGCTGCTTCGCCAGCTTGGCCTCGATGTCGATGTCCATGCGCCACTCGGCGATCTCGCGCCTGGTGAACGGCAGCTGGTCGCGATCGCCCGCGCGCTGTTGGAAAATCCGAGGCTGCTCCTTCTTGACGACCCGAATTCGGCGCTCGACCAGCGTCAGAGCGAGCGGCTGTTCGCCGTGCTGCGAGCGCTGAAAGCCAGGGGCATGAGCATGCTCTACGCGTCGAACCGGCTGGGGGACGCCCTTGCCATCGCCGATCAGCTGACGGTGATCCGCAACGGCCGCGACGTGCTGTCAAAGGCGCGGCAGGAGCTGACGGCGTCCGAGGAAGCGATGATCGGCCAGTTGCGCCAGTCGCTGTTCCCACTGCCGCTCAGGGTCCTGCCGACGCTTGCCGGCACGCTGCGGCCGCAGATCACCGTCGATGGGCTCGGCGGCGGCAGTCTGTCCGAGGTCAGCCTCACGGCCCGCACCGGCGAGATCCTCGGGCTTGCCGGTTCCGGAGCGCGGGACCTGCTTGCCTTGTTGTTCGGGCTGCGCAAGCCGCGCCAGGGCAAGGCGCGTTTTCCCGACGGCGACGGCTTGCCTAGGACCCGGACGGAAGCGGCGCGGCGCAATATATGCATGATTTCAGGTGAGCGCGGCAACGGGTTGATGCCGGAAAAATCCATCGCCTTCAACATGGCGAATGTCGTCGTCGGCGCACGCGACTGGGGGTCGCGCTGGTATTCGCCCAAGGCGGCGCTCGGCCGCGCCACGCGGCAGATCGAGGCACTGCGCATCAGGAGCGCGCCGGAAATGCCGGCGGGCTCGCTTTCGGCCGGTTGCCAGCAGAAGGTGATCATCGCCAAATGGCTGGAAATCGGCCCGCAAGTGGTGCTGCTCGACGAGCCCGCCCGCGGCATCGACATCGGCAGCAAGCAGGAGATCTACGCGCTGATCCGCCAGATGGCGGCCGGCGGCTGCATCGTGCTGCTGCATTCCAACGAACTGTCCGAGTTGACAGGGCTCTGCGATCGCATCCTGGCCTTCCACAAGGGCAGGCTGGCCGGCGAAATCGCCGGCGACGACATGGATGCGGGCAGGCTTCTGAAGCTGATCATTTCGGGCAAGCCCGCGGACGAAAACCGCCGGAGCAATCGGGAGAGCGCTGCATGACCAGGACCGAGACCGTGCCGCCGCTTGCCGGCTCGGTGAACCATAAGACCAGACGCAGCATCCGGCTGCCGGCCGAGACCGGTGCTGTCGTTGCGCTCGCCGTGCTGGTCGCACTGCTTGGCTGGCTGAACCCCTCCTTCCTCGAACCGGCCAATCTGCTCTCGGTGCTGGGCCAGGCCGCCCTGCCCGGCATTCTGGCGATCGGCATGGTGTTCGTGCTCTCGGCCCGCGAGATCGACCTTTCGGCGGGTGCTGTGTTCCATCTCACGGCGGCCTTCGCGGCCTTGCTGATGCTTGCCGGAATGGACCCCTGGCTTGCCTGTCTGGCGGGTGTCGCGGCGGGCGCTTGCCTTGGGCTGATCAACGGCCTGCTGGCGATCGTACTGCGCCTGCCGGCTCTGCTGGTAACGCTCGGCACATGGTGGATGACCCAGGGCCTGTCGCTGGTCGCCGGCAAGGGACAGACAGTCGTGCCGCCGGGCACGGACAGCGGCTTCTTCACGACACTGTCGGGCAAGGCGTTCTTGATGGTGCCGGCGACGGCCATCGTCTTTGTCTTGCTGGTGCCCGTAATGCATGCCGTGCTTCACCGCACGCGCTTCGGTTACCGGGTCCAGGCCGTGGGCAGCAATCCGCAGGCTGCCGCCTATGCCGGCATTCCAACCTCCAAGGTACGGCTGCTGACACTGGTGCTGATGGGCGCGATGGCGGGGCTGGCCGGGGTGATCCATGTCGGCGCGCATGGCGCCATTGCCCCCGGCGAGGGCAGCAATTTCACGTTGCTGGCGATCGCAGCGGCCATCATCGGCGGCACATCGCTTTCGGGCGGCCATGGCAGCGTCATCGGCGCCGCGATCGGCATGGTGGTCCTCCAGCTTATCCTCAGCGCCATGAGCATGCTTGGCGTTGATGCCGTGTGGAGCACATTTGCCGCCGGCGCCCTGGTCGTGCTTGCCCTTGCGGTCGACCGACTGGTCAAGCTGTGGCGCAGCCAGCGCG from Mesorhizobium sp. 113-3-3 encodes the following:
- a CDS encoding sugar ABC transporter ATP-binding protein, which codes for MSDSPILFVRNVARRFGGTVVLDDMSLMVERGSIHALVGESGAGKSTLTKMLAGIVRPDRGTIEFDSKIATIDSPNAARKLGIGVVLQQPGQFRERPVLANLFVNREPLHNGLISRREMEARSRELLRQLGLDVDVHAPLGDLAPGERQLVAIARALLENPRLLLLDDPNSALDQRQSERLFAVLRALKARGMSMLYASNRLGDALAIADQLTVIRNGRDVLSKARQELTASEEAMIGQLRQSLFPLPLRVLPTLAGTLRPQITVDGLGGGSLSEVSLTARTGEILGLAGSGARDLLALLFGLRKPRQGKARFPDGDGLPRTRTEAARRNICMISGERGNGLMPEKSIAFNMANVVVGARDWGSRWYSPKAALGRATRQIEALRIRSAPEMPAGSLSAGCQQKVIIAKWLEIGPQVVLLDEPARGIDIGSKQEIYALIRQMAAGGCIVLLHSNELSELTGLCDRILAFHKGRLAGEIAGDDMDAGRLLKLIISGKPADENRRSNRESAA
- a CDS encoding ABC transporter permease; translated protein: MTRTETVPPLAGSVNHKTRRSIRLPAETGAVVALAVLVALLGWLNPSFLEPANLLSVLGQAALPGILAIGMVFVLSAREIDLSAGAVFHLTAAFAALLMLAGMDPWLACLAGVAAGACLGLINGLLAIVLRLPALLVTLGTWWMTQGLSLVAGKGQTVVPPGTDSGFFTTLSGKAFLMVPATAIVFVLLVPVMHAVLHRTRFGYRVQAVGSNPQAAAYAGIPTSKVRLLTLVLMGAMAGLAGVIHVGAHGAIAPGEGSNFTLLAIAAAIIGGTSLSGGHGSVIGAAIGMVVLQLILSAMSMLGVDAVWSTFAAGALVVLALAVDRLVKLWRSQRARHDHHNPPG